The region GTTCGAATCAATTCCATCGAGATACCGGCTTCAGTCGGCGAGCAGGGGCCCGGCGAAACGACAATGGCCCGGGGTTTGAGATCAGCCACCTGCGCGACTGTAATCTCATTGTTCCGCACCACCTGCAGATCAATCTGGGGATCAATTTCGCCAAACCGTTGTACCAGGTTGTAGGTGAATGAATCGTAGTTATCGAGGACAAAGAGCATGCACATTCCTCTGGCTGGTACCGGTCTGAAATCTCCACGGCCTGCCCAACAATCGTCAAAAACAAGGCTCTGTTACTGTAGCGAGGGAGTTTCAAGACGGGTACTGTCTGGAACGTCCCGTTCTTGAGAGCAATCTAGGGACACAAGTCGGCACACTCGGGTTCTTTGGAAATCGCGTGCCGATCACCATCCTTTGTTTCGGTCATCAATTTTTGATCAGCAGAATCGATCATCATGCCTATGCCCATTCTCACTTTAGATCAATTCCTGAAACAGCAGGGCTGGGTCGCGACAGGTGGCCATGCCAAGCTCGTGATTCAGGAAGGGGAAGTGATCGTGAATGGCGAGGTCGATCTCCGCCGCGGTCGCAAAATGCGGGTGGGCGATGTTGTCGAATGGAATGGCGAGCGGGCCGAAGTTCCTGAAGGTTCTGGGGCTTTGCCTCCCCTCGGAGCTTAACGCGAATTGCACGTTGAAATACTGCGTTATAGGTCGCTAAGACAGGCTTGCCCAGAGCTGCAAGCATGGCACACAGCAGGTGAGCATGCCCATAGAGTCCACCAAAAACAGGGTACGGTCAGTACAAAGACAAGCCGCTGCTCGATCTATCGATCGGCAGCGGCA is a window of Planctopirus limnophila DSM 3776 DNA encoding:
- a CDS encoding RNA-binding S4 domain-containing protein, giving the protein MPMPILTLDQFLKQQGWVATGGHAKLVIQEGEVIVNGEVDLRRGRKMRVGDVVEWNGERAEVPEGSGALPPLGA